A window of the Teredinibacter franksiae genome harbors these coding sequences:
- a CDS encoding CBM9 family sugar-binding protein, whose protein sequence is MNKSMVQLITSVLLLATVLVTGVEVYAQSIVENKSLYKAPFATHSPNVDGVADDPVWAKAEWKPIENVLIGDNLTPEDFSGRMKVVWDSSALYLLVEIVDDVLSDVYADPLVHYWDDEALEIFIDEDASGGDHQYNHSAFAYHVALDNQVVDSGPDKQAHLYNHHLTSAWRRNKTSTVWEVKLKVYADGYVDGDKKIKPVKLVKGKRLGFMLAYCDNDGGESREHFIASEDIVAVNGDRNRGWITADVFGVLELVK, encoded by the coding sequence ATGAATAAAAGCATGGTCCAACTGATTACCTCAGTACTTCTACTTGCAACGGTGTTGGTTACAGGTGTTGAGGTTTATGCACAGAGTATCGTCGAAAACAAAAGCCTCTATAAAGCCCCGTTTGCTACTCATTCACCGAATGTAGACGGTGTTGCGGATGATCCCGTATGGGCGAAAGCAGAATGGAAGCCAATAGAAAACGTTTTGATTGGCGACAATCTTACCCCTGAGGACTTTAGTGGGCGCATGAAGGTCGTTTGGGATAGTAGCGCGCTCTACTTACTGGTTGAAATCGTTGATGACGTATTGTCTGATGTTTACGCCGACCCTCTTGTTCACTATTGGGACGATGAGGCATTAGAGATCTTTATTGATGAAGATGCGTCCGGAGGTGATCACCAATACAATCATAGTGCCTTTGCCTACCACGTTGCGCTGGATAACCAGGTAGTAGATTCCGGGCCGGACAAACAAGCCCACTTGTATAATCATCACCTGACAAGTGCCTGGCGGCGAAATAAAACCTCCACCGTGTGGGAGGTGAAACTTAAGGTTTATGCTGATGGCTATGTTGACGGCGACAAAAAGATTAAGCCTGTAAAACTTGTCAAAGGGAAAAGGCTCGGTTTTATGCTCGCGTATTGTGATAACGACGGTGGTGAGTCTCGGGAGCATTTTATTGCTTCAGAGGATATCGTAGCGGTAAACGGCGACCGAAACCGAGGCTGGATAACCGCCGATGTTTTTGGTGTACTGGAACTGGTTAAGTAA
- the acnB gene encoding bifunctional aconitate hydratase 2/2-methylisocitrate dehydratase, with translation MLEAYREHVAEREALGIPPKPLSVEQVSQLVELLKTAPTGEEDFLLDLLSNRVPPGVDEAAYVKAGFLSAIAKGDDSCSLIDSAAAVKLLGNMHGGYNIETLVSLLDDPALAAIAAEELKHTLLMFDAFHDVDEKAKAGNTNAQAVLQSWADAEWFTRRDAVAESIKVAVFKVTGETNTDDLSPAQDAWSRPDIPLHALAMYKMARDGIEPAEPGTKGPMAQIEAVKAKGVQVAFVGDVVGTGSSRKSATNSVLWYFGDNISGVPNKRGGGICIGDKVAPIFYNTMEDAGALVFEAPVDNLNMGDIIEIRPYDGKILNEAGETISEFGLKSDVLLDEVQAGGRINLIIGRGLTARAREALGLPTSDQFRTPTAPADSGKGYTLAQKMVGRACGLAEGEGIRPGTYCEPRMTTVGSQDTTGPMTRDELKDLACLGFSADLTMQSFCHTAAYPKPVDIDTQHTLPDFIMNRGGVSLRPGDGIIHSWLNRMLLPDTVGTGGDSHTRFPMGISFPAGSGLVAFAAATGVMPLDMPESVLVRFKGEMQPGITLRDLVHAIPYYAIQQGLLTVDKKGKKNIFSGRILEIEGLKDLTVEQAFELSDASAERSAAGCTIKQDVADISEYLRSNVTLLRWMVSEGYGDKRTLERRAQKMEEWLQNPSLLEADADAEYTAVIEIDLNDINEPIVCCPNDPDDARLLSTVAGDNVDEVFIGSCMTNIGHFRAAGKLFEQTSGTLNARFWMSPPTKMDQHVLMEEGYYNIFGAKGVRMEMPGCSLCMGNQARVADNATVLSTSTRNFPNRLGAGANVYLTSAELAAVGGILGKLPTPAEYLEYASKLDTMSADIYRYMSFDQVAEFAKGAEDGKRIAAIQVEEVKV, from the coding sequence GTGCTTGAAGCCTACCGTGAACACGTTGCTGAACGTGAAGCCCTTGGAATTCCCCCCAAACCCCTTTCTGTAGAACAGGTATCTCAGTTAGTTGAACTGCTGAAAACCGCTCCTACAGGTGAGGAAGACTTTTTGCTCGACTTACTGAGCAACCGCGTGCCACCCGGTGTTGACGAAGCGGCGTATGTAAAAGCGGGTTTTCTGTCCGCTATCGCCAAAGGCGACGACAGCTGCAGCCTTATCGACTCAGCCGCAGCGGTAAAATTGCTGGGCAACATGCACGGCGGCTACAACATCGAAACACTGGTGTCTCTACTCGACGACCCCGCGCTTGCGGCTATTGCTGCCGAAGAACTCAAACATACCTTACTTATGTTCGACGCTTTTCACGATGTAGACGAAAAAGCCAAAGCTGGTAACACCAATGCCCAAGCTGTACTGCAAAGCTGGGCTGACGCTGAATGGTTCACTCGGCGAGATGCGGTAGCCGAATCGATTAAAGTCGCCGTGTTTAAAGTTACCGGCGAAACCAATACCGACGATTTATCGCCTGCTCAGGACGCTTGGTCTCGCCCCGACATTCCCCTGCACGCCTTGGCTATGTACAAAATGGCCCGTGACGGAATTGAACCTGCAGAACCCGGCACAAAAGGCCCGATGGCTCAAATTGAAGCCGTTAAAGCAAAGGGCGTACAGGTTGCCTTTGTTGGCGATGTTGTAGGTACCGGCTCCTCTCGCAAATCTGCAACCAACTCCGTGTTGTGGTACTTCGGTGACAACATTTCTGGTGTACCGAATAAGCGTGGTGGCGGTATTTGTATTGGCGATAAAGTGGCCCCCATTTTCTATAACACCATGGAAGATGCCGGCGCATTGGTTTTCGAAGCGCCCGTCGATAATCTCAATATGGGCGATATCATCGAAATCCGCCCTTATGATGGAAAGATCCTCAACGAAGCCGGTGAAACTATCTCCGAGTTCGGTTTAAAATCCGACGTTTTACTTGACGAAGTACAAGCCGGTGGTCGTATTAACCTGATTATTGGTCGTGGCCTCACCGCCCGAGCGCGTGAAGCACTGGGTTTGCCAACTTCAGACCAGTTTCGCACGCCAACAGCACCTGCAGACAGCGGTAAAGGCTACACTCTGGCCCAAAAGATGGTTGGTCGAGCCTGCGGATTAGCTGAAGGGGAAGGCATACGCCCCGGCACTTATTGCGAACCACGCATGACGACGGTTGGATCTCAGGACACTACGGGCCCAATGACCCGTGACGAACTCAAAGACTTGGCTTGCCTTGGCTTCTCTGCCGACCTGACCATGCAGTCTTTTTGTCACACCGCCGCCTACCCCAAACCTGTGGACATCGACACCCAGCACACCCTGCCCGACTTCATCATGAACCGTGGTGGTGTTTCCCTACGCCCCGGCGATGGCATCATTCACAGTTGGCTAAACCGCATGCTACTGCCAGACACCGTAGGCACCGGTGGCGACTCCCACACACGCTTCCCTATGGGTATTTCCTTCCCCGCAGGTTCTGGCTTAGTAGCCTTTGCTGCTGCCACCGGCGTAATGCCGCTGGATATGCCCGAATCTGTACTGGTGCGTTTTAAAGGCGAGATGCAACCTGGGATTACCTTGCGCGATCTTGTACACGCTATTCCGTACTACGCTATTCAACAGGGCTTACTCACCGTTGACAAGAAAGGCAAAAAGAATATTTTCTCTGGCCGAATCCTCGAAATTGAAGGGCTTAAGGACCTGACTGTTGAGCAGGCTTTTGAGCTGTCAGATGCATCAGCCGAGCGCTCTGCTGCCGGTTGTACCATCAAGCAGGATGTCGCCGATATCAGTGAATACTTGCGCTCAAACGTCACTCTGCTGCGCTGGATGGTCAGCGAAGGTTATGGCGACAAGCGTACCCTAGAGCGTCGTGCCCAAAAGATGGAAGAGTGGTTGCAAAACCCAAGCCTTCTAGAAGCTGATGCAGACGCTGAATACACCGCCGTAATCGAGATTGACCTGAACGACATCAATGAACCTATCGTTTGTTGCCCCAACGACCCAGACGACGCCCGTTTGTTGTCAACGGTTGCCGGTGACAACGTTGACGAAGTGTTTATCGGTTCATGTATGACCAACATTGGCCACTTTCGCGCAGCGGGTAAGCTATTCGAACAAACCTCCGGCACCCTAAACGCCCGCTTTTGGATGTCGCCACCGACCAAAATGGACCAGCATGTGCTCATGGAGGAAGGCTACTACAACATCTTTGGCGCCAAGGGCGTACGTATGGAAATGCCCGGCTGCTCACTGTGTATGGGTAACCAAGCACGCGTGGCGGACAACGCTACGGTACTTTCAACTTCGACCCGAAATTTCCCCAACCGCCTTGGTGCTGGTGCGAATGTTTACCTAACATCCGCAGAACTGGCCGCCGTGGGAGGTATTCTTGGTAAGCTTCCAACGCCCGCTGAATACCTCGAATACGCCAGTAAGCTCGATACTATGTCTGCGGATATCTACCGCTACATGAGTTTCGACCAAGTGGCTGAATTTGCGAAAGGCGCCGAAGACGGCAAGCGCATTGCCGCCATTCAGGTTGAAGAAGTTAAAGTGTAG
- a CDS encoding DMT family transporter: MSKNLPVYVLIGASLLWGLSWLPLRYLNQLGFEGISLLLVSQGILALLFSPFGFRFKLIKDNLKPLLVIALTGGSAILCFTYALIYGDVIRVMVLFYLLPVWGVLGGKFFLGEHPDWIRWLGVVLALGGAFLILGGVSIFNSPPSWIDLMALASGLCFAANNLVFRGVQRLPLSTKLVFMFYGCASISAVLLFLGVEALPVSVAPVHWALLVVYTLSWLLCANIGSQWAVTRMEAGKSSIIIIVELVAAVISAMLIAGERLTLIEWFGCILVVLAAFLEARRQEPESGPKPGALDATSAGG, encoded by the coding sequence GTGTCTAAAAATTTACCTGTGTATGTGCTTATTGGGGCTTCCTTGTTATGGGGGTTATCTTGGTTGCCGTTAAGATATTTGAATCAGCTCGGCTTTGAAGGGATATCACTATTATTGGTTTCTCAGGGAATACTTGCGCTGCTTTTCTCTCCTTTTGGCTTTCGCTTTAAGCTCATTAAAGACAACCTGAAGCCGCTGTTAGTGATCGCCTTAACGGGTGGGAGCGCAATTCTTTGTTTTACCTATGCACTGATATACGGTGATGTTATACGGGTAATGGTGCTCTTTTATTTGCTACCCGTATGGGGGGTATTGGGCGGTAAATTTTTTCTGGGAGAGCATCCTGATTGGATTCGTTGGCTGGGTGTGGTGCTAGCGCTTGGTGGTGCATTCCTCATATTGGGTGGCGTGTCTATTTTTAACTCGCCGCCTTCATGGATTGATTTAATGGCGTTGGCTTCGGGCTTATGTTTCGCTGCAAACAACTTAGTATTTCGGGGCGTGCAGAGGTTGCCCTTGTCGACGAAATTGGTCTTTATGTTCTACGGGTGCGCAAGTATTTCAGCCGTGCTGCTGTTTTTAGGTGTGGAGGCATTGCCTGTTTCCGTAGCGCCTGTGCACTGGGCTCTGTTGGTGGTATATACGCTCAGCTGGTTGCTATGCGCCAATATTGGGTCGCAGTGGGCGGTAACGCGGATGGAGGCGGGCAAGTCGAGCATTATTATTATTGTCGAGCTTGTTGCTGCGGTCATCTCTGCCATGCTTATTGCCGGGGAGCGGCTAACGCTGATCGAGTGGTTTGGTTGTATTCTGGTTGTGTTGGCGGCTTTCCTTGAAGCTCGGAGACAGGAGCCTGAGTCTGGGCCTAAGCCGGGTGCGCTTGATGCGACGAGTGCCGGTGGTTAG
- a CDS encoding patatin-like phospholipase family protein, whose translation MSTNALILSGGGARASYQVGVLTALAEILPNLHNPFPIICGTSAGAINAAALAAHPGEFSQSVGDLAKTWRSLEIDNVFKTGWWPLISGLTKIGGSFFHGGFSRTQPLALLDNSPLREFLSSIIPFDNLDVKIKNGDLEALCITAMGYTTGESVSFFQGNPALRGWRRYRRVGTPSEISVEHLMASSAIPTVFPTVHLSREYFGDGAMRQMAPISPALHLGADRVFIIGVSGNRNPAHWGSTPTKRVRAKHSPSMAQIVGHMFNSTFIDALEGDIEQLQRVNHLLHLLDEKGCGDSQQLRPVDTLIIEPSKELDKIAGRKVRNMPSSLRFFLRSTGATARGGGSAAASYLLFSHEYCNELMDLGYQDAMWEKESIEEFFAKGE comes from the coding sequence ATGTCCACCAATGCCCTTATATTATCCGGGGGCGGAGCCCGAGCCTCATACCAGGTAGGTGTTTTAACGGCCCTCGCCGAGATATTGCCAAATTTACACAATCCATTTCCCATCATTTGTGGTACATCGGCGGGTGCGATTAATGCCGCCGCGCTGGCTGCTCACCCGGGCGAATTCAGTCAATCAGTAGGCGATTTAGCTAAAACCTGGCGGAGCCTGGAAATTGATAACGTGTTCAAGACTGGTTGGTGGCCATTAATCTCTGGTTTGACCAAAATTGGGGGTTCTTTTTTTCACGGTGGATTTAGCCGAACACAGCCATTGGCACTATTAGACAATTCGCCGTTACGCGAATTTCTGTCTTCAATTATTCCTTTTGATAACCTTGATGTAAAAATTAAAAATGGTGATCTCGAAGCGCTGTGCATAACCGCTATGGGCTATACCACGGGAGAATCTGTTAGCTTCTTTCAAGGTAATCCGGCTCTACGTGGTTGGCGACGTTATCGGCGTGTGGGCACGCCGAGTGAAATTTCGGTAGAGCATTTAATGGCATCGTCGGCCATTCCTACTGTGTTTCCTACTGTTCACCTCAGTCGCGAGTATTTTGGTGATGGAGCCATGCGTCAAATGGCCCCGATTAGTCCCGCGCTACACTTAGGCGCGGACAGAGTTTTTATTATTGGCGTAAGCGGAAACCGAAACCCGGCACATTGGGGTTCCACGCCCACCAAAAGAGTGCGGGCTAAACATTCTCCGTCAATGGCTCAGATCGTTGGTCATATGTTTAACAGTACCTTTATCGATGCTCTTGAGGGCGATATTGAACAGCTTCAACGGGTGAATCACTTATTGCATTTGTTGGACGAGAAAGGTTGTGGCGATAGCCAGCAGCTGAGGCCTGTTGATACGCTAATTATTGAACCTTCCAAAGAACTGGACAAAATTGCTGGGCGTAAGGTACGTAATATGCCTTCCAGTCTTCGTTTTTTTCTGCGTTCTACTGGCGCTACTGCGCGTGGCGGCGGGTCTGCCGCAGCAAGTTACCTGCTATTTAGTCATGAGTATTGCAATGAGCTAATGGATCTAGGGTATCAAGATGCGATGTGGGAAAAAGAATCAATAGAAGAATTTTTCGCAAAGGGTGAATAA
- a CDS encoding cellulose binding domain-containing protein: MKYTMPCVGVLMGLSVFANSKPYKSAEIFTLDSELYGKYVIRMQAAKGSGVISNFFLWKEGSELTDVFWEEVDIEIFGKDDGYAWQSNIITGLGNRITSEQEHTSDYSFGEGYHTFTLEWIPGQVRWLVDGQLVREVNGGQANDLTSLAQARFNFWPPNIEGWVGPFNDTMLPLSMYVNWMEYHQWNGQNFELSWRDDFDTLNASRWGKADWTFNENRADFSPENALTRNGYLILTMTHEGQEGYSGTPPEDTGDGPTPTPTPTPTPTPTPTPTPTPTPTPTPTPTPTPTPTPTPTPTSTPTATPTSIPTQAPGGEDCNWYGTVYPLCINTTSGWGWENSQSCIGYGTCSAQPAPFGVVGSSTPTPTPTPTPTPTPTPTPTPTPTPTPTPTPGGNVTCEVSQLNQWGSGYQMDVKIINSSTQSVNGWQLTLNFSGAPRVTNSWNATVNETATQVVASNLSWNANLGSGQSASFGFQGNLSDYLDTPSCIVKRN, encoded by the coding sequence ATGAAATACACCATGCCCTGCGTAGGCGTTCTAATGGGGCTTTCAGTGTTTGCCAATTCGAAGCCATACAAGAGTGCTGAAATATTCACGTTGGATTCCGAGTTGTATGGGAAATATGTGATACGTATGCAGGCTGCCAAAGGTAGCGGGGTTATTTCGAACTTCTTCCTGTGGAAAGAGGGCTCAGAGCTGACCGACGTTTTTTGGGAAGAGGTTGATATTGAAATTTTTGGTAAAGACGATGGCTACGCTTGGCAGAGCAATATTATCACCGGGCTCGGTAACAGAATTACATCTGAACAGGAGCATACTTCCGATTATTCTTTCGGCGAGGGCTATCACACTTTCACCCTCGAATGGATTCCCGGACAAGTTAGGTGGTTAGTCGATGGCCAATTGGTGCGCGAAGTAAATGGTGGACAAGCCAATGACCTGACGAGCCTAGCGCAAGCTCGCTTTAACTTTTGGCCTCCCAATATTGAAGGCTGGGTTGGTCCTTTCAACGATACCATGCTGCCGTTGAGCATGTATGTAAATTGGATGGAATACCATCAATGGAACGGCCAAAACTTTGAGCTTTCATGGCGTGATGACTTCGATACCCTGAACGCAAGTCGCTGGGGTAAAGCCGATTGGACGTTCAATGAAAATCGGGCAGACTTCTCACCCGAAAATGCACTAACCCGTAATGGTTATTTAATATTAACCATGACCCATGAGGGCCAAGAAGGTTATTCCGGTACACCTCCTGAGGATACTGGCGATGGTCCCACACCCACACCCACACCCACACCCACACCCACACCCACACCCACACCCACACCCACACCCACACCCACACCCACACCCACACCCACACCCACACCCACACCCACACCCACACCCACACCCACATCTACACCTACAGCCACACCTACCTCCATTCCTACGCAGGCGCCTGGCGGGGAAGACTGTAATTGGTACGGTACGGTTTATCCGCTTTGCATAAATACCACAAGCGGATGGGGATGGGAGAATAGCCAAAGTTGCATTGGTTACGGTACCTGCAGCGCGCAACCTGCTCCGTTTGGCGTAGTTGGTAGCAGCACACCAACACCAACACCAACACCAACGCCAACGCCAACACCAACGCCAACGCCAACGCCAACGCCAACGCCAACGCCAACACCAACACCAGGCGGGAATGTAACCTGTGAAGTGAGCCAACTAAATCAATGGGGTTCTGGTTACCAAATGGATGTGAAGATTATCAACAGCAGTACGCAGTCTGTTAATGGTTGGCAGCTCACTCTCAACTTCAGTGGAGCACCCCGCGTTACGAATAGTTGGAATGCCACTGTTAACGAAACAGCAACACAAGTTGTGGCCAGTAACCTTAGTTGGAACGCTAACTTAGGTTCTGGGCAGTCGGCTTCGTTTGGTTTTCAAGGGAATTTAAGCGACTACTTGGATACACCAAGCTGTATTGTAAAGCGTAATTAG
- a CDS encoding helix-turn-helix domain-containing protein — protein MKALLFNIHDVTLLLTIGVCGLLGAVYLIVRSRSYHARLFLALFFFANVLAVFYTLIYWAEPIRHQVFGVFPYTYLILSAVSFMLGPLLYWYTCFCLHDQFRLRPVQCLHFLPVGLAPLYFYIVCFRFDLATQRDLFLNLGIYGQANAFYYEYISIEKIFPVVYGVICLLLLVRHFNAEAKRSTVGAYNNLGLIILISGFSVFWGWAALTHFLAQYLSSEITDFMGIAGNYFKLFLVLYLAYIQLLHLAILRAPEKVKEESFKLNQAHVDNILSAMAPDGAFLNPQLTLERFADIVGLAPREVSTVINRKFRQNFHEFINGYRLNHAKQLLRNSEQFGLSIQDIAHASGFNSKATFNRFFKRFVLITPSDYRRKHQA, from the coding sequence ATGAAAGCCCTTCTTTTTAATATTCACGATGTAACCTTATTGCTAACTATTGGTGTATGTGGGTTACTTGGCGCTGTTTATTTAATTGTTAGAAGTCGGTCGTATCACGCGCGTTTATTTTTAGCACTTTTTTTCTTTGCCAACGTTCTCGCTGTTTTTTATACGCTTATATATTGGGCAGAACCCATTCGTCACCAGGTGTTTGGGGTTTTCCCCTATACGTATCTTATACTAAGCGCTGTCAGCTTTATGCTAGGGCCGCTTTTGTACTGGTACACGTGTTTTTGCCTGCATGATCAATTCCGCTTGAGGCCTGTACAATGCCTTCATTTTTTACCCGTAGGTCTTGCTCCACTCTATTTTTATATTGTTTGCTTTCGTTTTGATCTTGCTACCCAGCGAGATTTATTTCTCAATTTGGGGATTTATGGGCAAGCTAATGCGTTTTACTACGAGTATATTTCTATTGAAAAAATATTCCCCGTTGTATATGGGGTGATATGCCTGCTGTTGTTAGTACGCCATTTTAATGCCGAAGCTAAACGTAGTACTGTTGGCGCGTATAACAATCTTGGTTTAATAATACTTATATCGGGGTTTTCGGTATTTTGGGGCTGGGCAGCGCTGACGCATTTCCTTGCTCAGTATTTGTCGAGCGAAATTACAGATTTTATGGGTATTGCGGGAAACTACTTTAAGCTTTTTCTGGTACTTTATCTTGCTTACATTCAGTTGCTTCACTTGGCAATACTGCGTGCTCCAGAAAAAGTGAAAGAAGAAAGCTTTAAACTGAATCAAGCCCATGTAGACAATATTCTGTCGGCAATGGCACCGGATGGTGCCTTCCTAAACCCTCAGTTAACATTGGAGCGGTTTGCCGATATCGTAGGGCTCGCCCCGCGAGAAGTGTCGACTGTTATAAATCGTAAATTTCGGCAAAATTTCCATGAATTCATTAATGGTTACCGGTTGAATCATGCGAAACAATTACTGCGGAATTCCGAACAATTCGGTTTGAGTATTCAGGATATTGCCCATGCGTCGGGCTTTAACAGTAAAGCTACATTCAATCGGTTTTTTAAGAGGTTTGTATTAATCACACCAAGCGACTACCGTCGAAAGCACCAAGCCTAA
- a CDS encoding AMP-binding protein: MVTRYKNALELLEHSFKSYADKTAYTCLDYSLTYKQIDQLSERFARYLRNDLGLVPGDRIAIQLPNLLQFPVALYGAVRAGLIVVNTNPLYTPREIRYQLRDCGAKALVVLSNIAHNAASIIEQTDVETVIVTNIADLHPFPKRQLINSVVKYVKRMVPAYKFDHAVSFRSTISKKGKPFERPVLNPDSVMTLQYTGGTTGVSKGAMLSHKNMADNVWQMVEHIPSAFDEGAETFVACLPLYHIYALNLHALAAFSLGEHNLLIPNPRDLAGMVKTLSKHQITVFVGINTLFTALCRFEPFKALDFSKLKVTSAGGMALTEDAAKAWESITGCEVCEGYGLTETSPVVCGNLIGGIVRGSVGLPLQETELKLIDDEGNTVTGEAGELCVRGPQVMLGYWENEDETRTVFTEDGWLRTGDVAEIDDKGYVRIVDRKKDMILVSGFNVFPNEVEDTICQMPQIIEAAAIGVADEKCGEVVKLFVVAADEKVTEEAVYNYCRKNLTPYKVPKVIVFRDDLPKSNVGKILRKELRE, from the coding sequence TTGGTAACCCGTTATAAAAACGCGCTGGAACTTTTGGAGCATTCGTTTAAATCCTATGCGGATAAAACGGCATACACGTGTCTCGATTACTCGCTGACCTACAAACAAATTGATCAGTTATCTGAGCGATTTGCACGTTATTTGCGTAACGATTTAGGTTTGGTTCCCGGTGATCGAATAGCTATTCAATTACCTAATCTACTGCAATTTCCCGTTGCCCTTTACGGAGCAGTCCGTGCAGGCTTAATAGTTGTAAACACCAACCCTCTGTATACGCCGCGTGAAATTCGCTATCAACTCCGTGACTGTGGAGCTAAAGCGTTGGTTGTGTTGTCGAATATTGCACATAATGCGGCCAGCATTATTGAGCAGACCGATGTCGAAACCGTTATTGTAACGAACATTGCCGACCTGCACCCGTTCCCGAAGCGCCAGCTAATTAACTCGGTGGTCAAGTACGTTAAGAGAATGGTGCCAGCATACAAATTTGATCACGCGGTTTCGTTTCGCTCGACCATTTCCAAAAAGGGTAAGCCTTTTGAGCGGCCAGTGCTCAATCCAGATTCTGTAATGACGTTACAGTACACGGGTGGCACTACAGGCGTATCAAAAGGTGCAATGCTTAGTCATAAAAATATGGCTGATAATGTATGGCAAATGGTAGAGCACATACCCTCAGCGTTTGATGAAGGTGCTGAAACGTTTGTGGCATGTCTACCGCTGTATCATATTTATGCGTTAAACCTGCACGCACTTGCGGCTTTCTCTTTGGGCGAACATAACCTCTTAATTCCAAACCCGCGAGATTTGGCGGGTATGGTCAAAACTTTGAGTAAACACCAAATTACAGTGTTTGTTGGTATTAATACATTGTTTACTGCGCTGTGCCGTTTCGAACCGTTTAAAGCCCTGGATTTTTCCAAATTGAAAGTGACCTCCGCAGGAGGGATGGCCCTTACCGAGGATGCCGCAAAAGCCTGGGAAAGCATTACCGGTTGCGAAGTGTGTGAAGGCTATGGGTTAACCGAAACTTCGCCGGTTGTCTGTGGAAACCTTATCGGTGGTATTGTTCGCGGTTCCGTGGGCTTGCCCTTGCAGGAAACCGAGTTAAAGTTGATTGATGACGAGGGCAATACGGTTACCGGTGAGGCTGGAGAATTATGTGTACGCGGCCCTCAGGTCATGCTTGGTTATTGGGAGAATGAAGACGAGACACGAACGGTGTTCACCGAAGACGGTTGGCTACGCACCGGCGATGTGGCAGAAATTGATGATAAGGGTTATGTAAGGATTGTTGACCGAAAGAAAGACATGATACTCGTCTCTGGGTTTAACGTATTCCCCAATGAGGTTGAAGATACCATTTGTCAGATGCCACAAATTATTGAGGCCGCTGCCATTGGTGTGGCCGATGAAAAGTGTGGTGAAGTGGTTAAATTGTTTGTGGTTGCAGCCGACGAGAAGGTAACGGAAGAAGCGGTGTACAATTATTGCCGAAAAAATCTTACGCCCTACAAAGTACCGAAGGTTATTGTGTTTAGGGACGATTTGCCGAAGTCTAATGTGGGAAAGATTTTACGGAAAGAACTGCGAGAATAA